A section of the Agarivorans litoreus genome encodes:
- a CDS encoding SixA phosphatase family protein, producing MSRQLWLIRHAKSSWDDPSLSDKQRPLAERGHKAAQLMANHYASQFSQLELVHCSPALRAQQTCEYWLAQRSHYLKGREVEVDLQTCCENSLYTFRWADLLVHIQSLPKQTNKIALVGHNPAFEDLVNYLTGEDLIKFPTASLAVIEADLDWHNWSEQSAYLSLFDTPKKLAASL from the coding sequence ATGTCTCGCCAACTTTGGTTAATTCGCCATGCTAAATCCAGTTGGGACGACCCAAGCTTAAGTGATAAACAACGCCCCTTAGCAGAGCGCGGCCACAAAGCTGCACAGCTTATGGCAAACCACTACGCTAGCCAGTTTTCTCAGCTTGAATTAGTACATTGCTCACCAGCACTGCGAGCCCAACAAACCTGCGAATATTGGTTAGCACAGCGCAGCCATTACCTAAAAGGCAGAGAAGTAGAAGTTGACCTTCAAACTTGTTGTGAAAATAGCCTATATACATTTCGCTGGGCAGATTTGCTGGTACATATACAAAGCTTGCCCAAGCAAACAAACAAAATTGCGCTAGTAGGGCATAACCCAGCCTTTGAAGACCTCGTTAACTACTTAACCGGTGAAGACTTAATTAAGTTCCCTACCGCAAGCCTAGCGGTGATTGAGGCGGATTTAGATTGGCACAATTGGAGTGAGCAGAGCGCCTATTTAAGTTTGTTTGATACGCCCAAGAAGTTGGCGGCGAGCTTGTAG
- a CDS encoding type II toxin-antitoxin system RelE/ParE family toxin, with product MAEVIWTDPALSDLNDIAEYIALENIVAAKLLVQSVFEKVERLELFPESGRIPPELEHLSYREVMASPCRIFYKLELDKAYVLYVMREERDLRKFLLSKHQVKVSR from the coding sequence ATGGCTGAAGTAATTTGGACTGATCCAGCATTATCAGATTTAAATGATATCGCTGAGTATATTGCACTAGAAAATATTGTTGCTGCGAAGCTCTTGGTTCAATCTGTTTTCGAGAAAGTTGAAAGGCTAGAGTTGTTCCCTGAGTCTGGTCGCATCCCTCCTGAGCTAGAGCATCTGAGCTATCGTGAAGTTATGGCTAGTCCATGCCGGATTTTTTATAAGTTAGAACTTGATAAAGCCTATGTCTTGTATGTCATGCGAGAAGAACGAGACTTACGTAAGTTCTTATTAAGTAAGCACCAAGTAAAAGTGAGCCGCTAA
- a CDS encoding type II toxin-antitoxin system Phd/YefM family antitoxin: MKVELVTSLKRQATKILADLHNSKEPVLITEHGKPSAYLVDVEDYEFMQKRLAILEGIARGERAITDGKVTSHSDAKKKMSKWLK, translated from the coding sequence ATGAAAGTTGAATTAGTGACATCACTTAAGCGTCAAGCTACGAAGATCCTTGCTGATCTACATAACAGCAAAGAGCCTGTATTAATCACAGAACACGGCAAGCCTTCGGCGTACTTAGTTGATGTTGAAGACTATGAATTTATGCAAAAGCGTTTAGCTATCCTTGAGGGTATTGCTAGAGGTGAGCGTGCTATTACCGATGGAAAAGTTACATCACACTCTGACGCGAAGAAAAAGATGTCTAAATGGCTGAAGTAA
- a CDS encoding beta-mannosidase: MMQIFLNQAWLLSSPEYPEIKVACQIPGDNHSALLEAGLIPDPYQACNEADVQWVGEANWTLSTRFELSASQLDSDFIDLHLGRVDTVADIYINQHLVAQCDNMFRLWSFNIKPYLKAGSNQLQVRFSRSDLAAKQRASTLPFAVPSSMGNNQIPYMNSLRKSQCHAGWDWGICLMVNGIYDPVEIKFTNQARLLAVQVEQQWHDNSVDVLVKVSHDSSCRSPIDIQFAEHALQIQPSTESSITEARFHIAEPQLWWPAGYGEQPLYLLQVKLAEQLIEKKIGLRKLELDTRADSHGSAMTFVINDCPVTAKGANWIPLDAMPSRQTTERYRQRLTDAKTANMNMLRVWGGGQYEADEFYQLCDELGLMVWQDMMFACSLYPSTDDFVANVQQELSDQIQRLRDHSCIVLWCGDNEVIGAINWYPESKANRERYVVNYDRLNRAIQQTVEQHDASRVFWPSSPCNGALDYGDAWHDDSKGDMHFWDVWHSGKSFSAYQQIKPRFCSEFGYQSWPSLAEVKSFVPKDDWNICSPTFEAHQKNPSGNSIITEMFTRMFRFPANFEQMLYLSQVQQALAIKTACDYWRANSPQCRGMLYWQLNDNWPVSSWSSIEYSGRWKQLHYHAKRFFAPQYLSFLETDEALELRLINDSAASNTLRCDLQFVTWQGEREFSKELEFTIAADGNEVVWSTPLTELNQLRTQGFFIVKWRSNGEELQNTWVGGTYKSLPIANAKVSVQADEVNRSITLSTDKPALFVHLESDANGRFSDSSFTLLPQQPISLDYIGDEFELMARNLRVYHLANSY; encoded by the coding sequence ATGATGCAGATATTCCTAAATCAAGCTTGGCTGTTAAGTTCTCCAGAATATCCAGAGATTAAAGTAGCTTGCCAGATTCCCGGTGATAACCATTCAGCTTTGCTTGAGGCGGGGTTAATCCCCGATCCTTATCAAGCCTGTAATGAAGCAGATGTTCAGTGGGTGGGTGAGGCTAATTGGACGCTATCTACTCGCTTTGAGTTAAGCGCTTCGCAGCTCGACAGCGACTTTATCGATTTACATTTAGGGCGTGTAGATACCGTTGCCGATATCTATATTAACCAGCATTTAGTTGCGCAATGCGACAATATGTTTCGTTTGTGGTCTTTTAATATTAAGCCTTATTTAAAGGCTGGCAGTAATCAGCTGCAAGTACGGTTTTCCCGTTCTGATTTAGCCGCAAAGCAACGAGCTAGTACTTTACCCTTTGCCGTCCCTTCTTCCATGGGCAACAACCAAATTCCTTATATGAATAGTTTACGCAAGTCGCAGTGTCACGCTGGCTGGGATTGGGGAATTTGTTTGATGGTGAATGGTATCTACGATCCGGTAGAAATTAAGTTCACCAACCAAGCTCGATTGTTAGCTGTGCAAGTTGAGCAGCAGTGGCATGACAACAGTGTGGATGTGTTGGTTAAGGTTAGTCATGACTCATCTTGCCGCTCACCAATTGATATTCAATTTGCAGAGCATGCCTTGCAAATCCAGCCCTCAACTGAATCATCCATTACTGAGGCGCGATTCCACATTGCGGAGCCACAGCTATGGTGGCCAGCAGGTTATGGTGAGCAGCCTTTATATTTGCTGCAAGTTAAGTTGGCTGAGCAGCTTATTGAGAAAAAGATAGGCTTACGAAAACTAGAGCTAGATACGCGAGCCGATAGCCATGGTTCTGCGATGACCTTTGTGATTAACGATTGCCCCGTTACCGCCAAAGGCGCTAACTGGATCCCGCTTGATGCGATGCCATCGAGGCAAACAACAGAGCGTTATCGCCAGCGATTAACTGATGCTAAAACCGCCAACATGAACATGTTGCGGGTTTGGGGCGGCGGCCAATACGAGGCAGATGAGTTTTATCAACTGTGTGATGAGTTAGGCTTAATGGTGTGGCAAGACATGATGTTTGCTTGCTCATTGTATCCATCTACCGATGACTTTGTGGCCAATGTGCAGCAAGAGTTAAGCGACCAAATTCAACGTTTACGCGACCATAGCTGCATTGTGCTGTGGTGTGGCGACAACGAAGTGATTGGCGCAATTAATTGGTATCCAGAATCCAAAGCTAATCGAGAGCGCTATGTGGTGAATTACGACAGGCTTAATCGCGCTATTCAACAGACGGTAGAACAGCATGATGCTAGCCGGGTATTTTGGCCTAGTTCGCCCTGTAATGGCGCATTAGATTATGGTGATGCGTGGCATGACGACAGTAAAGGCGATATGCACTTCTGGGATGTTTGGCATTCGGGTAAATCTTTCTCTGCTTACCAACAAATTAAGCCTCGTTTTTGCTCTGAGTTTGGCTATCAATCTTGGCCTTCATTGGCCGAGGTGAAAAGTTTTGTGCCCAAAGATGACTGGAATATTTGCTCACCCACTTTTGAGGCTCATCAAAAGAACCCTAGTGGTAATAGCATTATTACCGAGATGTTTACGCGGATGTTCCGCTTTCCGGCAAACTTTGAACAAATGCTTTATTTGAGCCAAGTGCAACAAGCCTTGGCGATAAAAACGGCCTGTGATTATTGGCGAGCCAATAGCCCCCAATGCAGAGGCATGCTGTATTGGCAGCTTAATGATAATTGGCCGGTTAGCTCGTGGTCGAGCATCGAATATAGCGGCCGCTGGAAGCAGTTGCACTATCACGCCAAGCGTTTTTTTGCTCCGCAATACTTAAGCTTTTTAGAAACAGATGAAGCCTTAGAGTTACGCCTTATCAACGATAGTGCAGCTTCAAACACTTTACGTTGTGACTTACAATTTGTCACTTGGCAAGGGGAGAGAGAGTTTAGTAAAGAGCTGGAGTTTACTATAGCCGCTGATGGAAACGAGGTGGTTTGGTCCACCCCCCTAACAGAGCTGAACCAACTGCGCACTCAAGGTTTTTTCATTGTTAAATGGCGCTCTAATGGTGAAGAGCTGCAAAATACTTGGGTGGGAGGTACCTACAAAAGCCTGCCAATTGCTAACGCAAAGGTGAGTGTACAAGCTGATGAAGTAAATCGAAGTATTACTCTAAGTACCGACAAACCTGCTTTGTTTGTGCATCTAGAGAGCGACGCGAATGGCCGTTTCTCTGATTCAAGTTTTACTTTACTGCCACAACAGCCAATAAGCCTTGACTATATTGGTGATGAGTTTGAGCTCATGGCTCGCAACTTAAGGGTTTATCATCTAGCTAATAGTTACTAA
- the proB gene encoding glutamate 5-kinase produces the protein MSKQTIVVKLGTSVLTSGTSKLDRAHMIELVRQCALLRKAGHQLIVVTSGAIAAGREHLSLTHGNIAPTIANKQMLAAVGQSRLIQVWESLFSIYDIHVGQMLLTRADLEDRERFLNAKDMLKALLNHGIVPIINENDAVATAEIKVGDNDNLSALAAILGEADKLLLLTDQPGLFTADPRNNPDAKLIEEVAEIDASIRSLAGDSVSGLGTGGMATKLQAAEIAGRAGIEVVIAAGHSENVITRLSEGKSVGTRFPPTNSPLENRKQWILAGPPPHGELVLDDGACKAVVERGSSLLPKGITAINGEFNRGDVVRIVNPQGVEIARGICRYPAKDMNLIKGLHSEQIDKTLGYGYGSVAVHRDDLVLK, from the coding sequence ATGTCGAAGCAAACCATCGTCGTTAAGTTAGGCACCAGTGTGTTAACCAGCGGCACGTCTAAACTTGACCGCGCCCACATGATAGAGCTGGTACGCCAATGCGCGCTGCTGCGAAAGGCGGGTCATCAACTTATTGTGGTTACTTCTGGAGCCATTGCCGCCGGTCGCGAACACTTATCGCTAACCCATGGCAATATCGCGCCCACCATTGCCAACAAGCAAATGCTTGCCGCAGTGGGGCAAAGTCGACTCATTCAAGTATGGGAAAGCCTGTTTAGCATCTACGATATTCACGTAGGCCAAATGCTGTTAACCCGCGCAGACCTAGAAGACCGTGAGCGTTTTCTTAACGCTAAAGACATGCTTAAAGCGCTACTCAATCATGGCATTGTACCGATCATCAACGAAAATGACGCAGTAGCCACTGCAGAAATTAAAGTGGGTGATAACGATAACTTGTCGGCGTTAGCGGCTATTTTAGGCGAAGCAGATAAATTGTTATTACTAACCGACCAACCTGGTCTATTTACTGCCGACCCGCGTAATAACCCGGATGCAAAACTCATTGAAGAAGTGGCAGAAATTGATGCCTCTATTCGCTCTTTAGCTGGCGATAGCGTAAGCGGTTTGGGTACTGGTGGCATGGCAACTAAACTGCAAGCCGCCGAAATAGCCGGCAGAGCAGGCATTGAAGTGGTGATAGCCGCAGGCCACAGTGAGAACGTAATTACCCGCTTAAGTGAAGGAAAAAGTGTTGGCACTCGTTTCCCGCCAACCAATAGCCCACTGGAAAATCGCAAACAATGGATTTTGGCTGGGCCTCCTCCACATGGCGAGTTAGTATTGGATGATGGCGCATGTAAAGCAGTAGTAGAGCGTGGTTCTAGTTTGCTGCCCAAAGGGATTACCGCGATTAACGGCGAGTTTAACCGCGGCGATGTGGTACGCATTGTAAATCCGCAAGGTGTTGAAATTGCCCGTGGCATTTGCCGCTATCCGGCTAAAGATATGAATTTAATTAAAGGGCTACATTCAGAGCAAATTGATAAGACTCTGGGTTATGGCTACGGATCAGTTGCGGTGCACCGTGACGATTTAGTTTTAAAATAG
- the exaC gene encoding acetaldehyde dehydrogenase ExaC, translating into MVYAQPGTEGSLITFKEQYNNFIGGEWVAPVNGQYFDNPSPVNGKVYCQVARSDADDIGLALDAAHAAKESWGSTSVTERSNMLLRIADRIEQNLEYLAVAEAWENGKAIRETLNADLPLVVDHFRYFAGCIRAQEGGAADLDASTVSYHFPEPLGVVGQIIPWNFPMLMAAWKLGPALAAGNCVVLKPAEQTPASIMVLMELIEDLIPKGVVNIVNGFGEEAGQALAISPRIAKLAFTGSTEIGQHILKCAADSLIPSTVELGGKSPNVIFADVIDHEDEYLDKVIEGLLLAFFNQGEVCTCPSRALIQESIYDKFMQRVLERVKTIKQGDPLDVNTQVGAQVSKGQLDRIMSYLEIGKNEGAEVLTGGVTAVLPGEHNNGYYVSPTILKGTNDMRVFQEEIFGPVISVTTFKDEAEALAIANDSEYGLGAGVWTRDMNLAQRMGRKIEAGRVWINCYHAYPAHAAFGGYKRSGIGRETHQVAISHYQNTKNLLVSYDVNPLGFF; encoded by the coding sequence ATGGTTTACGCACAGCCAGGTACCGAAGGTTCGTTAATCACTTTTAAAGAGCAATACAACAACTTTATTGGCGGCGAATGGGTAGCGCCAGTAAACGGCCAGTACTTTGATAACCCTTCTCCGGTTAATGGTAAGGTTTATTGCCAAGTGGCTCGCTCAGACGCTGACGATATCGGTCTTGCTTTAGATGCCGCCCATGCAGCCAAAGAAAGCTGGGGAAGCACTTCAGTTACCGAACGCTCAAATATGTTGTTGCGCATTGCCGATAGAATTGAACAGAACCTTGAGTATTTGGCCGTGGCCGAAGCTTGGGAAAATGGCAAAGCGATCCGCGAAACGCTCAATGCCGATCTGCCTCTTGTGGTTGATCACTTCCGCTACTTTGCTGGCTGTATTCGAGCTCAAGAAGGCGGTGCAGCCGACTTAGATGCCAGCACTGTAAGTTATCACTTCCCCGAGCCACTAGGCGTTGTGGGTCAAATTATCCCTTGGAATTTCCCAATGCTAATGGCGGCCTGGAAACTCGGCCCAGCCTTAGCAGCAGGTAATTGTGTGGTGCTTAAACCCGCCGAACAAACTCCTGCTTCCATTATGGTATTAATGGAGTTAATCGAAGACCTTATTCCAAAAGGCGTGGTGAATATAGTAAACGGATTTGGTGAAGAGGCTGGCCAAGCCTTAGCCATTAGCCCTCGCATTGCCAAACTAGCGTTTACTGGGTCTACCGAAATTGGCCAACACATTCTTAAATGCGCGGCAGATTCACTGATTCCTTCCACCGTAGAGCTAGGCGGTAAATCGCCCAATGTGATATTTGCCGATGTCATAGACCACGAAGATGAGTATTTGGATAAAGTGATTGAAGGCCTACTTCTAGCCTTTTTCAACCAAGGCGAGGTATGTACTTGCCCTTCACGCGCACTAATTCAGGAATCTATTTACGATAAGTTTATGCAACGGGTATTAGAGCGAGTAAAAACCATTAAGCAAGGTGATCCCTTAGATGTTAACACCCAAGTTGGCGCTCAGGTTTCTAAAGGGCAGCTAGATAGAATTATGAGTTATTTAGAGATCGGCAAAAACGAAGGTGCCGAGGTATTAACTGGCGGTGTCACCGCTGTGTTACCGGGTGAGCACAATAACGGCTATTACGTTAGCCCAACGATCTTAAAAGGCACTAATGACATGCGAGTATTTCAGGAAGAAATATTCGGCCCGGTCATCTCTGTTACCACCTTTAAAGATGAAGCAGAAGCACTGGCCATTGCTAACGATAGCGAATATGGCCTAGGCGCAGGCGTATGGACTCGCGACATGAACTTAGCGCAGCGTATGGGGCGTAAAATTGAAGCAGGTCGAGTATGGATAAACTGCTACCATGCCTACCCTGCCCATGCAGCGTTTGGCGGCTACAAACGCTCGGGTATTGGCAGAGAAACGCACCAAGTGGCAATTTCTCATTATCAAAATACCAAAAACCTACTAGTGAGTTACGATGTTAACCCTCTGGGTTTCTTTTAA
- a CDS encoding glycosyl hydrolase family 8, with the protein MTMNTFTPHRHTLMKTVKTLAFCALPLALASCAAPVEQSSAPATKQSNTSTSNISAPGAFYTGEYRNAFVELGIASPEQVNKKVQDTYQQLFYSDSRSESGKAVFFPVGDDMGFIKDIGSNDIRSEGMSYGMMIAVQMDDQEMFNKLWKFSKTYMQHHEGWYKDYFAWHLRPEAPFAKMDNNPAPDGELYFAMALFFAENRWGAGEGIFQYSDEANVILQAMVNKEETDSQVPMFNRDEKQILFVTEKSLGLYTDPSYHVAAFYELLGRWADEDQQLWLDAAQVSRDYLYNAAHPETGLYSEYAAFDGTPQKTSFNDISHKSGYDAFRVIGNIAMDYHWFNDDPRQTELADRLISFYADEFKRKGQNFAVHEMGGKVASEWGSSGQNAMNGTAALITDSQEAKEFTERLWKQATPTGKWRYYDGLLHMFAVLQMSGEYKIYGPTDANQ; encoded by the coding sequence ATGACTATGAATACTTTTACCCCCCACCGTCATACTTTAATGAAAACGGTGAAAACCTTGGCGTTTTGCGCCTTGCCTTTAGCTTTGGCCTCTTGCGCGGCTCCCGTTGAGCAATCTTCTGCTCCAGCAACGAAGCAAAGCAACACTAGCACCAGCAACATTAGTGCTCCTGGGGCTTTTTATACTGGTGAATACCGCAATGCCTTTGTTGAACTAGGTATCGCTTCACCAGAGCAAGTGAATAAAAAAGTACAAGATACTTACCAGCAGCTGTTTTACTCTGATTCTCGCAGTGAAAGCGGCAAAGCGGTGTTTTTCCCGGTTGGTGACGACATGGGCTTCATTAAAGATATTGGTAGCAACGATATTCGCTCGGAAGGTATGTCTTACGGCATGATGATCGCCGTGCAAATGGACGACCAAGAGATGTTCAATAAGCTTTGGAAGTTCTCTAAAACTTACATGCAACACCATGAAGGTTGGTACAAAGATTACTTTGCTTGGCATTTAAGACCAGAAGCACCGTTTGCCAAAATGGATAACAACCCTGCACCAGACGGCGAGCTTTACTTTGCTATGGCCTTATTCTTTGCAGAGAACCGCTGGGGTGCCGGCGAAGGTATTTTCCAATATAGCGATGAAGCTAACGTAATTCTGCAAGCCATGGTTAATAAAGAAGAGACTGACTCGCAGGTTCCTATGTTTAACCGCGATGAAAAACAAATCCTATTTGTTACCGAGAAAAGCTTAGGTTTATACACCGATCCGTCTTACCACGTGGCTGCTTTTTATGAGCTACTGGGCCGTTGGGCAGATGAAGACCAACAACTATGGCTTGATGCTGCACAAGTAAGTCGCGATTACTTGTATAACGCAGCCCACCCAGAAACAGGCTTGTACTCTGAATACGCAGCTTTTGATGGTACTCCACAAAAAACCTCGTTTAACGATATTAGCCATAAATCTGGTTACGATGCGTTCCGCGTAATTGGTAACATTGCCATGGACTACCATTGGTTTAACGATGACCCTCGCCAAACCGAGTTAGCTGACCGTTTAATTTCGTTCTATGCTGATGAATTTAAACGCAAAGGCCAAAACTTTGCGGTACATGAAATGGGCGGAAAGGTTGCATCTGAATGGGGCAGCTCTGGCCAAAACGCAATGAACGGCACTGCTGCTTTAATTACCGATAGCCAAGAGGCCAAAGAGTTCACCGAACGTTTGTGGAAACAAGCTACGCCAACCGGTAAGTGGCGTTACTACGACGGTTTATTGCACATGTTTGCAGTACTGCAAATGTCGGGTGAATATAAGATTTACGGCCCAACAGACGCAAATCAGTAA
- a CDS encoding sigma-54-dependent Fis family transcriptional regulator — protein MTNKLQLPSSINASWLRSQDAGLQEQVAPQVLRLAKTELAERHHRQQALISLVERYAYPLFEQVMAHSSSRLILSDVDGYLIHHWGVKRYNDKLATIALETGVNWLERYKGTNAIGTAIATGQAVSVIGEQHFIQQHRFMSCSACPIFSPKGEMLAILDITSEQQRHTQQTMLLAASLAQQVETALLCQLPESHYRVDLAAQPHLLNSGWQGIVVADSEGKVLGLNPMARQLVDKLHVGEALASHFGEDWQQAHLADKANLHLQTKALKTRSIVSKGISSKSESRDPRVNSAWWQACKVVSKSIPLLILGETGVGKERFVKQLHQQSQRASKALQAVNCAALPNELVEAELFGYQAGAFTGANPKGFVGKIRQADGGFLFLDEIGEMPLAAQARLLRVLQEREVVPVGGNQAYKVDIQVVAATHVNLQQRVSEGLFREDLYYRLKGLQISLPALRERSDIGLLINKLHQRYCEHKQDIEQRLFSKMLAYTWPGNLRELDNFMQVACLMTEQQALLRSADLPDSLQQQLALTSPLEQNCEQAELQQTIEQNIAQVYQHCQGNVTKSAKLLGISRNTLYRKLRQLKLKH, from the coding sequence ATGACCAACAAGCTACAACTTCCTAGCTCTATTAATGCATCTTGGTTGCGCAGCCAAGACGCCGGCCTGCAAGAGCAAGTTGCTCCTCAGGTTTTACGCTTGGCTAAAACCGAGTTGGCAGAGCGCCATCATCGACAACAAGCGTTGATTTCATTGGTGGAGCGCTACGCCTATCCTTTGTTTGAGCAAGTAATGGCACATAGTTCGAGCAGGCTCATTTTGTCGGATGTAGACGGTTACCTTATTCACCATTGGGGAGTGAAACGCTACAACGATAAGTTGGCAACTATTGCGCTAGAGACTGGGGTGAATTGGTTAGAGCGATATAAAGGCACCAATGCGATTGGTACCGCTATTGCCACTGGGCAAGCTGTATCGGTAATTGGCGAGCAGCACTTTATTCAACAGCATCGCTTTATGAGTTGCAGCGCTTGCCCAATCTTTAGTCCGAAGGGCGAAATGCTAGCCATATTAGACATCACCAGTGAGCAACAACGGCATACTCAGCAAACCATGTTGCTTGCTGCTAGCCTGGCCCAGCAAGTTGAAACAGCCTTGTTATGCCAGTTGCCCGAGAGCCATTATCGGGTTGATCTTGCCGCGCAACCGCATTTGCTCAACTCTGGGTGGCAAGGCATTGTGGTGGCCGATAGCGAAGGCAAGGTATTAGGCTTAAACCCAATGGCACGTCAGTTGGTGGATAAGTTACATGTAGGCGAAGCCTTGGCCAGTCACTTTGGTGAGGATTGGCAGCAAGCTCACTTGGCAGATAAGGCAAACCTTCATCTGCAAACTAAGGCTTTAAAAACTAGGTCAATCGTTAGTAAAGGCATTTCTAGTAAGAGTGAGTCTCGCGACCCTCGGGTTAATTCCGCTTGGTGGCAAGCTTGCAAGGTGGTGAGTAAATCAATTCCGCTGCTCATTTTAGGTGAAACTGGTGTAGGTAAAGAGCGTTTTGTAAAACAGCTGCATCAACAAAGCCAACGAGCTAGCAAGGCCTTACAAGCCGTAAATTGCGCAGCCTTGCCAAATGAGCTGGTGGAAGCTGAGCTGTTTGGTTATCAAGCTGGCGCATTTACTGGAGCCAACCCCAAGGGTTTTGTGGGGAAAATTCGTCAAGCTGATGGTGGATTTTTGTTTTTAGATGAAATTGGTGAAATGCCTTTGGCTGCCCAAGCGCGTTTATTACGGGTACTGCAAGAGCGAGAAGTGGTGCCAGTGGGTGGCAATCAGGCCTATAAGGTAGACATTCAAGTGGTTGCAGCAACGCATGTTAATTTGCAGCAAAGGGTGAGTGAAGGCTTGTTTAGAGAAGATCTTTATTATCGCTTAAAAGGTTTGCAGATAAGCCTGCCAGCCCTGCGGGAGCGCAGCGACATTGGTTTGCTCATTAATAAGCTTCACCAACGTTATTGCGAGCATAAACAAGATATAGAGCAGCGCTTGTTTAGTAAAATGTTGGCGTATACTTGGCCGGGTAATTTGCGTGAGCTAGATAATTTTATGCAAGTGGCTTGTTTAATGACCGAGCAGCAAGCCTTGCTACGCAGTGCTGATTTACCCGATTCGTTGCAACAGCAACTGGCCTTAACTAGCCCGCTAGAGCAAAACTGTGAACAAGCAGAGCTGCAGCAAACCATTGAGCAAAACATCGCGCAGGTTTATCAGCATTGCCAAGGTAACGTGACGAAAAGTGCCAAACTGCTAGGCATTAGCCGCAATACCTTGTATCGCAAGTTACGCCAACTAAAACTTAAACATTAA
- a CDS encoding glutamate-5-semialdehyde dehydrogenase, with protein sequence MSLQTLGQKAKQASFDLATLSTSQKNAALAAIADQLEAQQESILAANKIDLDAARQSGLSEALLDRLMLNSERLAGIASDVRNVISLNDPIGSEMDCRVLENGLRLSRRRVPLGVVGVIYEARPNVTIDIAALCLKTGNASILRGGKETFHSNMALVAVIQSALEQSGLPAAAVQYIEKPDRELVAELLRLDEYVDMIIPRGGAGLHKMCQENSTIPVIIGGFGISHIYVDNSVDLAAALDVIENSKVQRPSACNALDSLLVDQNVAAELLPMLAERMNKASVKLVATENAMAGLANAQDLQAAGEGDFDTEWLSYTLGVKVVADVEEAIAHMRTHNASHSDAILSNNLNAVERFVNAAGSAAVYVNASTRFTDGAQFGLGAEVAVSTQKLHARGPMGLEELTSYKWIGIGDMLARP encoded by the coding sequence ATGAGCTTACAAACACTTGGTCAAAAGGCTAAACAAGCCAGCTTTGATTTGGCCACCTTAAGTACTAGCCAAAAAAACGCAGCCTTGGCGGCAATTGCTGATCAGCTTGAAGCTCAGCAAGAAAGCATTTTAGCGGCTAACAAAATTGATTTAGATGCAGCTCGCCAATCGGGTTTATCTGAAGCTTTACTCGATCGCTTAATGCTAAACAGTGAGCGACTAGCAGGTATTGCTAGCGATGTTCGCAACGTTATTTCGCTTAACGATCCTATTGGTAGCGAAATGGATTGCCGCGTATTAGAAAATGGCCTGCGCTTATCACGCCGCCGTGTGCCGCTTGGCGTAGTAGGGGTTATTTATGAAGCCCGCCCTAACGTAACTATTGATATCGCAGCGCTATGTTTAAAAACTGGCAATGCCAGCATTTTGCGTGGCGGTAAAGAGACCTTCCACTCAAACATGGCCTTAGTTGCTGTTATTCAATCTGCTTTAGAGCAAAGTGGATTGCCAGCAGCTGCGGTTCAATACATCGAAAAGCCTGATCGTGAACTGGTGGCAGAGCTGCTTCGTTTAGACGAATACGTAGATATGATTATTCCTCGTGGTGGTGCTGGGCTACACAAGATGTGTCAGGAAAACAGCACCATTCCGGTAATTATTGGCGGCTTTGGTATTAGCCATATTTACGTTGATAACTCGGTAGACTTAGCAGCAGCACTAGATGTTATTGAAAACTCTAAAGTGCAGCGTCCATCGGCATGTAATGCCTTAGACAGCCTGTTAGTTGACCAAAACGTAGCAGCCGAGTTACTGCCAATGCTAGCGGAACGCATGAACAAAGCCTCGGTTAAGTTAGTAGCTACCGAAAACGCCATGGCTGGCTTGGCAAATGCGCAAGACTTACAAGCTGCAGGCGAAGGTGATTTTGATACAGAATGGCTAAGCTACACTTTGGGTGTAAAAGTGGTTGCCGATGTAGAAGAAGCCATTGCTCACATGCGTACGCACAACGCGAGCCATTCTGACGCAATTTTGTCGAATAACTTAAATGCTGTAGAGCGTTTTGTGAATGCTGCTGGCTCTGCCGCTGTTTACGTTAATGCTTCAACCCGTTTCACCGATGGTGCGCAATTTGGTTTAGGTGCCGAAGTAGCAGTATCTACCCAAAAGCTGCATGCTCGCGGCCCAATGGGTTTAGAAGAGTTAACCTCTTACAAGTGGATAGGTATTGGTGACATGTTAGCTCGCCCTTAA